The nucleotide sequence gttgccccctcaactacaacaccagcaacttcaactactacagttgccccctcaacaacaccaacatcaactacaacagttgccccctcatccacaacaccagcaacatcaactacaacagttgttccatcaacaacaccagcaactacatcaacaacaacaacagttgccccctcaaccacaacacctgcaatatcatctaccacaacagatgctccattggcaacaataccagcaacatcaactacaacagtattcccctcaaccacaacaccagcaacatcagctacaacaacaaatgccccctcaaccacatcaccaacaccttcaactacaacaacagttacagcctcaaccacttcaccaacaacttcaactacaacaacagttgccccctcaaccacaacaccagcaacatcaactacaacagttgccacctcaacaacaccagcaacttcaacaacaaaagttgcaCCCTCTACCACAATacaggcaacatcaactacaacagttgtcccatcaacaacaccagcaacttcaactacaacagttgccccctcatccacaacaccagcaacatcaactacaacagttgttccatcaacaacaccagcaactacatcaacaacaacaacagttgcaacctcaaccacaacaccggcaacatcaactacaacagttgtcccatcaacaacaccaacatcagctaccacaacagttgccccctcaacaacaccagcaactgaaactaggaaaacagtttccccctcaaccacaacaccaacatcagctaccacaacagttgccacctcaaccacaacaccagcaacttcaactacaacagttgccccctcatccacaacaccagcaacatcaactactacagttgttccatcaacaacaccagcaactacatcaacaacaacaacagttgccccctcaaccacaacacctgcaatatcatctaccacaacagatgctccattggcaacaataccagcaacatcaactacaacagtggccccctcaactacaacaccagcaacttcaactacaacagttgccccctcaactacaacaccagcaacttcaactactacagttgccccctcaacaacaccaacatcagctaccacaacagttgccccctcaacaacaccagcaactgaaactatgacaacagttgccccctcaactacaacaccagcaacttcaactacgataacagttgccccctcatccacaacaccaacatcagctaccacaacagttgcaacctcaaccacaacaccggcaacatcaactacaacagttgtcccatcaacaacaccaacatcagctaccacaacagttgccccctcaacaacaccagcaactgaaactaGGAAAACAGTTgcaccctcaactacaacaccagcaacttcaactacgataacagttgccacctcaaccacaacaccagcgatatcaactacaacagttgccccctcaaccacaacaccagcatcagctaccacaacagttgccccctcatccacaacaccagcaacatcaactacaacatttgcaccctcaaccacaacaccagcaacatcaactacaacagttgtccggacaacaacaccagcaacatcaactccaacaacagttgcccccctcatccacaacaccagcaacatcaagtacaacagttgccccctcaatcACAACACCAGCTACATcaactaccacaacagttgccccctcaacaacaccaactacATCATCAACAACATTTGCCCCCTCAACCATAACACCAGacacatcaactacaacaacaaatgccccctcaaccacaacaacagcaacatcaactaaAACAGGTACCCtctcaacaacaccaactacatcaacaacaacagatgcaCCCTCAACCACAATGCAAGCAAcgtcaactacaacagttgtcccatcaacaacaccaacatcagctaccacaacagttgccccctcaacaacaccagcaactgaaactaGGAAAACAGTTgcaccctcaactacaacaccagcaacttcaactacgataacagttgccacctcaaccacaacaccagcgatatcaactacaacagttgccccctcaaccacaacaccagcatcagctaccacaacagttgccccctcatccacaacaccagcaacatcaactacaacatttgcaccctcaaccacaacaccagcaacatcaactacaacagttgtccggacaacaacaccagcaacatcaactccaacaacagttgccccctcatccacaacaccagcaacatcaagtacaacagttgccccctcaatcACAACACCAGCTACATcaactaccacaacagttgccccctcaacaacaccaactacATCATCAACAACATTTGCCCCCTCAACCATAACACCAGacacatcaactacaacaacaaatgccccctcaaccacaacaacagcaacatcaactaaAACAGGTACCCtctcaacaacaccaactacatcaacaacaacagatgcaTCCTCAACCACAATGCAAGCAAcgtcaactacaacagttgccccctcaactacaacaccaaccACATCAATTGTTGCCCCCTCTACCACAACacaggcaacatcaactacaacagttgtcccatcaacaacaccagcaacttcaactacaacagttgccacctcatccacaacaccagcaacatcaactacaacagttgttccatcaacaacaccagcaactacatcaacaacaacaacagtggccccctcaactacaacaccagcaacttcaacaacaaaagttgcaCCCTCTACCACAACacaggcaacatcaactacaacagttgtcccatcaacaacaccagcaacttcaactacaacagttgccccctcaactacaacaccagcaacttcaactactacagttgccccctcaacaacaccaacatcaactacaacagttgccccctcatccacaacaccagcaacatcaactacaacagttgttccatcaacaacaccagcaactacatcaacaacaacaacagttgccccctcaaccacaacacctgcaatatcatctaccacaacagatgctccattggcaacaataccagcaacatcaactacaacagtattcccctcaaccacaacaccagcaacatcagctacaacaacaaatgccccctcaaccacatcaccaacaccttcaactacaacaacagttacagcctcaaccacttcaccaacaacttcaactacaacagttacagcctcaaccacaacaccagcaacatcaactacaacagttgccacctcaacaacaccagcaacttcaacaacaaaagttgcaCCCTCTACCACAATacaggcaacatcaactacaacagttgtcccatcaacaacaccagcaacttcaactacaacagttgccccctcatccacaacaccagcaacatcaactacaacagttggtccatcaacaacaccagcaactacatcaacaacaacaacagttgcaacctcaaccacaacaccggcaacatcaactacaacagttgccccctcatccacaacaccaacatcagctaccacaacagttgccccctcaacaacaccagcaactgaaactaGGAAAACAGTTgcaccctcaactacaacaccagcaacttcaactacgataacagtttccccctcaaccacaacaccaacatcagctaccacaacagttgccacctcaaccacaacaccagcaacttcaactacaacagttgccccctcatccacaacaccagcaacatcaactacaacagttgttccatcaacaacaccagcaactacatcaacaacaacaacagttgccccctcaaccacaacacctgcaatatcatctaccacaacagatgctccattggcaacaataccagcaacatcaactacaacagtattcccctcaaccacaacaccagcaacatcagctacaacaacaaatgccccctcaaccacatcaccaacaccttcaactacaacaacagttacagcctcaaccacttcacgaacaacttcaactacaacaacagttgccccctcaaccacaacaccagcacaatcaactataacaacaaaggcctcctcaaccacaacaccagcaacatcaactacaacagttgccacctcaacaacaccagcaacttcaacaacaaaagttgcaCCCTCTACCACAATacaggcaacatcaactacaacagttgtcccatcaacaacaccagcaacttcaactacaacagttgccccctcatccacaacaccagcaacatcaactacaacagttgttccatcaacaacaccagcaactacatcaacaacaacaacagttgcaacctcaaccacaacacccggcaacatcagctacaacaacaaatgccccctcaaccacatcaCCAACCTTCAAACTACAACAACNNNNNNNNNNNNNNNNNNNNNNNNNNNNNNNNNNNNNNNNNNNNNNNNNNNNNNNNNNNNNNNNNNNNNNNNNNNNNNNNNNNNNNNNNNNNNNNNNNNNNNNNNNNNNNNNNNNNNNNNNNNNNNNNNNNNNNNNNNNNNNNNNNNNNNNNNNNNNNNNNNNNNNNNNNNNNNNNNNNNNNNNNNNNNNNNNNNNNNNNcaccatcgttcattaatgcacataaaatatgtaatatatggttgatatgtatgtgatgaatataatatgtaatgaatatggtgtgtgattagtgtatatatggtgagtgtagtgtgttgtgaatatatataatgtactgtatgaatttatgtgctttggcaataacatctcgttcatgcaaataaagcaaatttgaattgaattgacagacacacagagacagaaggagacacagacagagaaacacaggaggagagacagacagagacacacagacagagacaggagacacagacagagacacagacagaaggagagacagacagagacacacagacagaaggagagacagacagagacacacagacagagacaggagacacagacagaaggagagacagacagagacacacagacagagacacacacacagacagacacacacacagacagacacacactttagatttacttaaaacaaaaggataaacatttcttatttaactgttttagttatatttatttttttgtcatgtaTCATTATTTCATCGATAATTATTACATGTCTGATAAAgctttgtaatttattttattttcttaaatgcaGTGTACGGTGTATAACTATACGTATGAAAGTTTCCTATAATATATGTAATGTTAACCAGTGCCTTCAATAAAAGGTTtcttcaacaaaaaaacaaaacaaaaaaaagatttggaGGCAAATTAGGCTTCCAGAAAGCCATACCATACTGTTAATGGCAAATAAAACGCACCTTCCAGACGCAGATTTGAGTATCTGATGAGTGAGAAGCGCAGGGATAGGGTTCCATTGTTGCAGCGATATTGTGGTTGATTGAAATCATCCAATTTCTCTGAGCTTTTTGCACCAcctgaaggggggggggggggggggggggggttacatTTTAAGCATCAAATATAAAGCTGCtataaatgtttcttttgtgAATGAAGCACTTATTCTTAGCTCAAAGTGTCCACCTGCCTcgtgggttaaaaaaaacacctcagtTTAAAATTAAAGCCAGTTCAGCATTTTGGAACATTGTAACTTTTCAGTCACAACAAGTTGGGAAGCATGGCGCAGAAAAGCAACaaattgtctctttttttttttatgctcacCTAAAACATCACTTTAATTTCTCAGTTCCACATAGAAAGCACGTGAGCAGCAGGTACTTACCTCCGAGGAAATTCCACACCGGCGCTGGGAAACTACGACCTGTGGAGTCTTCCAGAGCGGCTTCTGGCTGCTGCTCGGTACGGTCAACGAGCTCGTCCTGGTCGGACACACGTCCATGAGCGTACCGGTGGCCTCCCGCGTTGTTGAGCTGGGCTAGTGTTAAACCGATCCAAACCCAAGCCATCAGTGCAGAAGCCATTGCAGCACTCCGGTCAGCCCAGCTCCTCTATGCAGCCAAATGAGGACAATGATGTCCTTTGAAAATCTCAGACTGCTGCTCAGCTGCGCCTTTGAAGTCTGATTAATTAGGTCTGAAAGTGCTACAGGTGTGTTTTCACGTGCATGTCAAGGGGGCTTCTGGGaagtgtagtcagtgtagtaGTGCTCACGTCGGCCAATACTGCATAAGGTCAACGCAGGTGtataaatcagactttattcaGTTAACTAAGTGCAGGGAACTATGGTGGACGAGTGTAAGCTCTATGTTTGTATCTAATAATGTCCCTACATTTCATGCTGTGCTAAGAAATGTtatgtataaatgtatgtgtcACCTAGTTGATTCAGATAATTAAATTTTATAagatgaaataagataagataagatatactttatttgtctccCGTTGGAGGAAAtctcttttgttacagcagcttacaacacgggacaggggaatacaacaatgtactaacgtagttaaaaaatataattgctattattattgtaattaataatagcaatgacaagggtaaaataaaataaaataaaataaaataacataaaatagaataaaagaaaataaagtaaaaataaaataaaataagatatggcaactattacagatatatacacactatgtacacttctatctgataaatagataggtaagttattgcacgataaaaattgcaccaggttatttgaaaacaaacatacacagtatgaagaacagtgcgattcagatggttACAGTAGttctttgtgaatgtgccaagtcacagtaacttccatgtagtggaatgaaagatgagaacagctgattaacgggacacagcagtgctggtgttaaacagtctgattgcagatgggatgaaggacctgcggtagcgctccgtcctgcagggtgggagtcttcagtctgctgctgaaggagctgctcagggaccccacagtctcatgcagggggtgagagggattgtccatgatggatgtcagcttggctaacatcctcctctcacccacctcctctatggagtccagaggacagtccaggacagagctggccctcctgaccagtctgataagtcttttcctgtccctgtctgtgctccctgctccccagcagaccactgcatagaagaaagcagacgctaccacagtgtcataaaatgttatgggagctcactcagcccaGATTAAGTGATACAAggtatttttattgtttctggAAACACTGGATCAAatgtcttttaatattttaataataatgaacaagtAAACTGTAGTTATTTGATCTTTGTTTCTTGCTGACCCTGTATTTATTTCTAGCTTTTATATACCTTCTTATGCTGATGtggacctatgggtctgaaataaagtgtATATTATAAAaccatatatatgtatatgttggGGAACCAGTTTACTGACTTAGCAATTTAAAgccttcttttaaaaatgttaaaagaatgtTATAGACCTGAGCTTGCTTTACgctaaaaaatgtattgcaaTGTTATGGAAAAACAATCAAAGACCAAGTACTGCTCAATGGATAAGACAGATGTTGTCAAGCCTTCCACTAGAAAGGATAACTTACATATTAAAGGGTAAACAGCATATTTTTGAGAACATATGGAAGCCTTTCATTAATTATGTTAAGTATTTAGATTTAATAGATGATCAAGTGAATGACTAAATGATGTGGACATTGCAGTTTCAAAGCATGttgaatctttctttttttccctataGGTGCTTTTCAcattctgtatttaatgcatttATATACTCCAATTTGTATAGATTACCATTTATTGTAACTGGAGATGTGttcttgtattattattattattattattattattatttatttatttatttattttgggggggggttgttttgtttttgttatgtcttgtttttgttttttttacttatttgtgATGTGTAAACGCAGCAGTTGTATGTCTTGCTATATAATATGTGAATGTAAAAAGCTGTAATTCATGCTGctaaaaaactgaataaaatattgtggtaaaaaaaaaaaaagaaaaaaaagaatattacatttaataaaTTCCAAGTCTAAGAATGAACTAAGAGCATATAAGAGAAAGTAACTTGTGGAAAAAATGTGTGAATCTTGTTTGTCAGTCTTTTGTGTCCATGGTTTACTTATGACACAATATGCAAAAACATTCATTGGGCAGTGCAAAAATACTTTAATAAAAGGTGCTGGCTTGCAAATTAATCAATTTGACAccataacatttattttttgatttttttcatgtatGACTGCATGCAATATGAAATTCGTCAAAGTAGTGTTTCAGCTTGTTTATAAGTTATACAGtttctgtaaacaaaaaaaggaccTGACAGTAAAATTTTGCAAAATAGCCCAAatgcatgaataaaaataattatttaaacttGACAATGAGATAAGTAATCTGTGCACTGGACTTTAAATAGTTAATTTAGTTGATCTGAAATAGAGTTAGAGCTACTGgaagtgaaacagaaacaagctgatttattttttggctTTGGTTGTGACCATAAACAATTATTTAAGCTTTTATAAAACACCATCACCAGAAACACTGCAATGTAACCAGAAAAGTATGCATCAGGTGATGTGAAAGGAAAAGTTTGATCTCAAATATTAAAGGAAAATTACCAGAGACATAAGAGACTTTTTGTCCAATAATTGATAAGATGGACAGTGACTACATTTATTCTAAACGCTCTCACTATAAAATGATGTACGTGACAGATTAGTCCTTATATACCCATGAGTAAAGGTGAATTATTGTTGAGAATAAGTTCTCCTTTcatcatatatttttaaactgtggTCTGTATTATAGTCTTATGTCATCTTGTACATCAGGttcaagttttgtttgtagttccagtaaagccaatgcagatctgatatttttttttaattcttaccCAATTGCTCATTTCAAAtccataatttaacatttagtttaaaCCTAACATGGCATGATTGAAATAAAAGTTGATTAAATTACTTATTTATAAAAGTCACCATTATATAAAAAAGGAGCAGAAGGAAAACATCATCCATCATTTGCTCTGACATGTCAGGATTCAAGTGTGCATAAGAGTGTTCTAAATCCCCGATAAGAAACCCTGTGTCATTAAAAGTTTCAACTGTTGCTTTTATGAAAAGGCTAAAAAAATGAACTTccagttataaaaaatatattttattatgcattcattaaattcagattttattttattttttacaattaaaaagtcttttttcttcttctctgtgaatGTTGCATACTTCAATTCTCTACGTTGTTGTAGAGAGGGCTGCTGTCGTGGTAGAGGAAGCACCGCTGGTTGTTGATGAGCCGGAGCCTGTGGTGCTGGATGGCTGGGCACTGGTGGTCGTAGCCGGAGCAGTAGTGGTGCTGGATGGCTGGGCGCTGGTGGTCGTAGCCGGAGCGGTGGTGGTGCTGGATGGCTGGGCGCTGGTGGTCGTAGCCGGAGCGGCAG is from Notolabrus celidotus isolate fNotCel1 chromosome 10, fNotCel1.pri, whole genome shotgun sequence and encodes:
- the LOC117820526 gene encoding cell wall protein DAN4-like; this translates as TPATSATTTNAPSTTSPTPSTTTTVTASTTSPTTSTTTTVAPSTTTPATSTTTVATSTTPATSTTKVAPSTTIQATSTTTVVPSTTPATSTTTVAPSSTTPATSTTTVVPSTTPATTSTTTTVATSTTTPATSTTTVVPSTTPTSATTTATSTTTVVPSTTPATSTTTVATSSTTPATSTTTVVPSTTPATTSTTTTVAPST